A single window of Cryptococcus depauperatus CBS 7841 chromosome 2, complete sequence DNA harbors:
- a CDS encoding glutaredoxin produces the protein MPSLKMSFYSSSAPILPLSGNSHSTAPRRLNAKRITYGIKNRISRHPLAVTLGSILTLSLFFIYIQSSTDFSGYFQTKLHSPQTQSQYIEKELPKVHPHPPDKKMDKGVEILVADEEELIAEDDLFLSSYTDSIPLSAEETAAEARRQALKQDLITSNHAHSLRALIWWLAEGGILPDDWEVPSKSHLEQIGGEGFEEMLTNINRGENESEIFETGWTELADQRYRIVVFSKSYCPYSRNAKSIMSRYYLSPPPYIIELDQRSDMKAIQTLLHHMTGRRTVPNILFDFVSIGGSDDVTLFHLEGGLLRKFKEMKLTLDAELMK, from the exons ATGCCCTCTCTCAAGATGTCTTTTTACTCATCTTCAGCGCCCATCTTGCCGCTTTCAGGCAATTCTCATTCGACTGCTCCTCGGCGATTGAATGCAAAACGTATAACCTATGGCATCAAGAACCGTATTTCTCGACACCCTCTTGCCGTTACACTTGGCAGTATCCTaactctctctctctttttcatttatATCCAATCATCAACAGACTTTAGCGGATATTTTCAGACAAAGCTGCACTCGCCGCAGACACAGAGCCAGTACATAGAAAAAGAGCTCCCGAAGGTCCATCCCCACCCTCCCGATAAAAAGATGGACAAAGGAGTAGAGATTTTGGTCGCggatgaggaagagctgaTAGCAGAGGATGATCTTTTTTTGAGTTCATATACCGATTCTATACCTCTTTCTGCTGAAGAAACAGCGGCTGAGGCACGACGTCAAGCACTCAAACAAGATTTAATTACAAGCAACCATGCCCATTCTCTCCGTGCTCTAATCTGGTGGCTTGCCGAAGGAGGTATACTGCCAGACGACTGGGAAGTGCCAAGCAAGTCGCATCTGGAACAGATTGGAGGCGAAGGATTCGAGGAGATGTTGACCAACATCAATCGgggagagaatgaatcagAAATCTTTGAAACTGGATGGACAGAGCTTGCGGATCAAAGGTATAGGATTGTCGTCTTCTCAAAA TCATATTGCCCTTACTCGCGCAACGCCAAGTCCATTATGAGCCGGTACTATCTCTCGCCTCCGCCATACATCATCGAACTGGACCAGAGAT CCGACATGAAAGCAATTCAGACCCTTCTTCACCATATGACAGGACGTCGAACTGTACCCAACATTCTCTTCGACTTTGTTTCTATCGGCGGCTCTGACGACGTCACCCTCTTCCATCTAGAGGGAGGTCTGCTGAGAAAAttcaaagagatgaagtTAACCTTGGACGCCGAGTTGATGAAATGA
- a CDS encoding iron sulfur cluster assembly protein 2, mitochondrial → MLRQAMRSASKASVSFARPTLQIGTSSRASALIATRTSLFGQRRLYHEKVIDHYENPRNVGNMPKSDFDVGTGLVGAPACGDVMKLQIRVGEDGIISEVKFKTFGCGSAIASSSYMTERVKGMTLEQAGAVRNTEIAKELCLPPVKLHCSLLAEDAIKSAIKDYETKRAKRLAATDTTLSSSTPLAQTQASA, encoded by the exons ATGTTAAGACAAGCGATGCGTTCAGCCTCCAAGGCCTCTGTATCTTTTGCTCGACCAACTCTTCAGATTGGCACCTCGTCGAGGGCGTCTGCTTTAATCGCCACTCGAACATCCTTGTTTGGCCAAAGGAGATTGTATCACGAAAAGGTCATTGATCATTATGAGAATCCTCGAAAC GTGGGAAACATGCCGAAGAGCGATTTTGATGTCGGCACTGGCTTGGTTGGAGCTCCTGCTTGTGGAGA CGTGATGAAGCTCCAGATTCGAGTAGGAGAAGACGGTATCATATCCGAGGTCAAGTTCAAAACATTTGGTTGTGGATCTGCAATTGCCTCCTCGTCATACATGACCGAGCGGGTCAAGGGGATGACGCTGGAGCAGGCAGGTGCCGTCAGAAACACAGAGATCGCCAAAGAGCTGTGCTTGCCTCCCGTCAAGC TACATTGTTCTCTCCTAGCGGAGGATGCTATCAAGTCTGCAATTAAGGATTACGAGACGAAGCGTGCTAAGCGACTCGCTGCAACCGAC ACcactctttcttcatcaacaccGTTAGCCCAGACTCAGGCTTCTGCTTGA
- a CDS encoding translation initiation factor SUI1: MSTASITNIKVDATTKKTKAPAASTGVENLGPAFDPFAPIDDLNDTPSIEKAVGNKNDKIHIRLQQRNGRKTLTTIQGIPSKYNHTKILKAMKKEFACNGTVVKADAESDEESVAPGAKVNHGDVLQLQGDQRTASRQFLIDSGIVPQKEAKDLIVVHGY, from the exons ATGAGCACTGCAT CTATTACCAATATCAAGGTGGACGCCACTACCAAGAAGACAAAGGCCCCAGCGGCTAGTACCGGGGTTGAGAATCTCGGTCCAGCTTTTG ACCCATTCGCGCCCATTGACGATCTCAACGATACTCCCTCAATTGAAAAAGCCGTCGGTAATAAGAATGACAAGATTCACATCC GTCTTCAGCAGCGTAATGGTCGCAAGACCCTTACGACCATCCAGGGAATTCCTTCCAAATACAATCATACCAAGATTCTTAAAGcaatgaagaaggaatttgCCTGTAATGGCACCGTTGTCAAGGCCGACGCCGAATCTGATGAGGAGTCTGTTGCTCCCGGCGCCAAGGTTAATCACGGCGATGTTCTGCAGTTGCAAGGCGACCAGAGAACAGCCTCCAGGCAGTTTTTAATCGACTCTGGTATTGTTCCACAGAAGGAGGCCAAAGACCTCATCGTCGT TCATGGTTACTAA